From the Rhodoferax sp. WC2427 genome, one window contains:
- a CDS encoding TIR domain-containing protein, producing the protein MADIFLSYNEKDRPRVRQLAQALERAGWSVWWDRRVPAGLTWRSLLEQELQNMRCMLVLWSNNSVKSEWVCEEATEGRLLGRLIPVFLERVRPPAGFREVQAADLVDWDGTSDTIGLQQLLDDIAHKLGNPAVQPPDPALRVAAQAPPPPQPTPTLWNPWKQGAWMAALLLVAVGIYLGVGAVKHREAVVPMADPPAASTPSAAVVAEPPTFGMPTTLPNMAPATPAPVVIAATPPAKLPPVTAAAPAKRTLPARCNAIHDRQGLGETPSAADQAFLNKEC; encoded by the coding sequence ATGGCCGACATCTTCCTGAGCTACAACGAAAAGGACCGCCCACGGGTGCGCCAACTGGCGCAGGCCCTGGAACGCGCGGGCTGGTCCGTCTGGTGGGACCGCCGCGTGCCTGCGGGCCTGACCTGGCGCAGCCTGCTGGAGCAGGAGCTGCAAAACATGCGCTGCATGCTGGTGCTGTGGTCGAACAACTCCGTTAAAAGCGAATGGGTCTGCGAAGAAGCCACCGAAGGGCGGCTGCTGGGGCGGCTGATCCCGGTATTCCTGGAGCGCGTGCGCCCGCCCGCCGGGTTCCGCGAGGTGCAGGCCGCCGACCTGGTGGACTGGGACGGCACCAGCGACACCATTGGCCTGCAGCAACTGCTGGACGACATTGCCCACAAGTTGGGCAACCCCGCCGTGCAGCCGCCAGACCCGGCGCTCCGCGTGGCGGCGCAAGCGCCCCCGCCACCCCAGCCCACGCCCACCCTCTGGAATCCGTGGAAACAGGGGGCATGGATGGCCGCACTGCTGCTGGTGGCCGTGGGCATCTACCTGGGCGTGGGTGCCGTGAAGCACCGCGAGGCCGTTGTCCCGATGGCAGACCCGCCCGCCGCCAGCACGCCCAGTGCCGCCGTGGTGGCCGAGCCGCCCACCTTTGGCATGCCCACCACCCTCCCCAACATGGCCCCCGCCACACCCGCGCCGGTGGTCATCGCCGCCACACCCCCCGCAAAACTACCGCCTGTAACGGCTGCCGCTCCGGCCAAACGCACGCTGCCGGCCCGCTGCAACGCCATCCACGATCGCCAGGGTCTGGGCGAAACCCCGTCGGCGGCAGACCAGGCCTTTTTGAACAAGGAGTGCTAG